One genomic region from Streptomyces sp. NBC_00582 encodes:
- a CDS encoding cation diffusion facilitator family transporter has product MSEQHDHGHEHHHGHAHEHPHPHHSPAASRLRHRLSHLLTPHSHETADKLDGALESSARGMRALWVSLAVLGFTAVAQAVVVAVSGSVALLGDTVHNAADALTAVPLGIAFVVGRRAATRRFTYGYGRAEDLAGLAIVLTIAASAAFAGWTAIERLLDPRPIEHVGAVAVAALVGFAGNEGVARYRIRVGRSIGSAALVADGLHARTDGFTSLAVLLGAGGSALGWRLADPVVGLAITAAIALVLRDAAREVFRRVLDAVDPALVDRAERTLLAVEGVRGVGELRLRWIGHRLRAEVAVVVDGEATVRQAHTIAVHAEHALLHAVPRLTAALVHADPAPVPGETDPHRALAHHTAV; this is encoded by the coding sequence GTGAGCGAGCAGCACGACCACGGGCACGAGCATCACCACGGACACGCGCACGAGCACCCGCACCCGCACCACTCCCCCGCGGCGTCCCGCCTCCGCCACCGGCTCTCCCATCTCCTCACGCCCCACTCGCACGAGACCGCCGACAAGCTCGACGGGGCCCTGGAGTCCTCGGCCCGGGGCATGCGCGCGCTGTGGGTCTCGCTGGCGGTGCTGGGCTTCACGGCGGTCGCCCAGGCGGTCGTGGTGGCGGTCTCGGGGTCGGTGGCGCTGCTCGGCGACACGGTGCACAACGCCGCGGACGCGCTGACCGCCGTACCGCTGGGCATCGCCTTCGTGGTGGGCCGGCGTGCCGCCACCCGCCGCTTCACGTACGGCTACGGCCGTGCGGAGGACCTGGCGGGTCTCGCGATCGTGCTGACCATCGCCGCGTCGGCGGCCTTCGCCGGATGGACGGCGATCGAGCGGCTGCTCGACCCCCGGCCGATCGAGCATGTCGGCGCGGTCGCGGTGGCCGCGCTGGTCGGCTTCGCGGGGAACGAGGGGGTGGCCCGGTACCGCATCCGCGTCGGCCGCTCGATCGGCTCGGCGGCGCTGGTCGCGGACGGGCTGCACGCGCGCACCGACGGATTCACCTCCCTGGCCGTGCTGCTCGGCGCGGGCGGCTCGGCGCTGGGGTGGCGGCTCGCCGACCCGGTGGTGGGGCTCGCGATCACGGCGGCGATCGCGCTGGTGCTGCGGGACGCGGCGCGGGAGGTGTTCCGGCGGGTGCTGGACGCCGTCGACCCGGCGCTGGTCGACCGGGCCGAGCGGACCCTGCTGGCGGTCGAAGGGGTGCGCGGAGTGGGCGAGTTGCGGCTGCGCTGGATCGGGCACCGGCTGCGGGCGGAGGTGGCGGTCGTCGTTGACGGCGAGGCGACGGTACGTCAGGCGCACACGATCGCCGTCCACGCGGAACACGCCCTGCTGCACGCCGTCCCCCGCCTCACCGCGGCCCTGGTCCACGCGGACCCGGCACCGGTACCGGGCGAAACCGATCCCCATCGGGCACTGGCCCACCACACGGCGGTCTGA
- a CDS encoding CoA-binding protein translates to MYGDDATIRKILTGLGDTWAVVGLSTNRGRAAYGVAEVLKRYGKRVVPVHPKAETVHGEQGYASLAEIPFPVDVVDVFVNSELAGAVADEAVAKGAKAVWFQLDVVDEAAYERTRAAGLEMVMDRCPAIEIPRLG, encoded by the coding sequence GTGTACGGCGACGACGCGACGATCCGCAAGATCCTCACCGGACTCGGGGACACCTGGGCCGTGGTGGGGCTGTCGACGAACCGCGGGCGAGCCGCGTACGGCGTCGCCGAGGTGCTGAAGCGCTACGGCAAGCGGGTCGTGCCGGTCCATCCGAAGGCCGAGACGGTGCACGGGGAGCAGGGCTACGCCTCGCTCGCGGAGATCCCCTTCCCCGTGGACGTCGTCGATGTCTTCGTCAACAGCGAGCTCGCCGGCGCCGTCGCGGACGAGGCGGTCGCCAAGGGGGCGAAGGCGGTGTGGTTCCAGCTCGACGTCGTCGACGAGGCGGCCTATGAGCGGACCCGCGCGGCGGGCCTGGAGATGGTGATGGACCGCTGCCCGGCGATCGAGATCCCGCGCCTCGGCTGA
- a CDS encoding YigZ family protein, with protein MQDEYRTVAREGVHETEVNRSRFLCALAPAATEREAQEFIASVRKEHADATHNCWAYVIGADAAVQKASDDGEPGGTAGVPMLQMLLRRDMRYVVAVVTRYYGGVKLGAGGLIRAYGGAVGEALDALGTLTRRRFRLATVTVDHQRAGKVQNDLRATGREVRDVRYGEAVTIEIGLPDADVDAFRAWLADTTAGTALLELGGEAYGDA; from the coding sequence ATGCAGGACGAGTACCGCACGGTCGCCCGGGAGGGCGTGCACGAGACCGAGGTCAACCGCTCCCGCTTCCTGTGCGCCCTCGCTCCGGCGGCGACCGAGCGGGAGGCCCAGGAGTTCATCGCGTCCGTGCGCAAGGAGCACGCCGACGCCACCCACAACTGCTGGGCCTACGTCATCGGCGCCGACGCCGCCGTCCAGAAGGCGAGCGACGACGGCGAACCCGGCGGCACCGCGGGCGTCCCGATGCTCCAGATGCTGCTGCGGCGTGACATGCGGTACGTCGTCGCCGTCGTCACCCGCTACTACGGCGGCGTCAAGCTCGGCGCCGGGGGCCTGATCCGGGCCTACGGCGGTGCGGTCGGCGAGGCGCTCGACGCCCTCGGCACCCTCACCCGCCGCCGCTTCCGCCTCGCCACCGTCACCGTCGACCACCAGCGCGCGGGCAAGGTCCAGAACGACCTGCGCGCCACCGGCCGCGAGGTCCGGGACGTCCGCTACGGCGAGGCCGTCACGATCGAGATCGGCCTCCCGGACGCCGACGTGGACGCCTTCCGTGCCTGGCTCGCCGACACGACGGCCGGGACGGCGCTGCTGGAGCTGGGCGGCGAGGCGTACGGGGACGCCTGA
- a CDS encoding formylglycine-generating enzyme family protein, which yields MSENAPAPENGDTSAAPARCCMPSGGGSAEPARPQPLPSPHAVVDGMVELAGGEFLMGAEDSEGFPADGEGPVRAVRVAPFRIDAYAVDNDRFAEFVADTGHVTDAERLGWSYVFAGFLPGALRRDAPRPERTPWWCAVPGAAWNRPEGPGSSLEGRGDHPVVHVSWFDAGAYAAWAGGRLPTEAEWEYAARGGLERKRYPWGDELDPGGEFRCNIWRGTFPTRNTAADGYRATAPVDAFAPNGFGLYNVSGNVWEWCADAWSSHSAEKVIRGGSHLCHASYCNRYRVAARSANTPDSSSGHAGFRCVQDVNGAAGPGR from the coding sequence ATGTCCGAGAACGCTCCCGCGCCCGAGAACGGGGACACGTCCGCCGCCCCCGCCCGCTGCTGCATGCCCTCCGGCGGCGGCTCCGCCGAGCCCGCGCGTCCACAGCCCCTGCCCTCGCCCCATGCCGTCGTGGACGGCATGGTGGAGCTGGCCGGCGGTGAGTTCCTGATGGGCGCGGAGGACTCGGAGGGCTTTCCGGCGGACGGGGAGGGGCCCGTGCGGGCCGTGCGGGTGGCGCCCTTCCGGATCGACGCGTACGCCGTCGACAACGACCGGTTCGCCGAGTTCGTCGCGGACACCGGGCATGTGACGGACGCGGAGCGGCTCGGCTGGTCGTACGTGTTCGCGGGGTTCCTGCCGGGCGCGCTGCGCCGTGACGCGCCGCGCCCCGAGCGGACCCCCTGGTGGTGCGCGGTCCCCGGGGCGGCCTGGAACCGGCCGGAGGGGCCCGGCAGCTCCCTGGAGGGGCGGGGAGACCATCCGGTGGTGCACGTGTCGTGGTTCGACGCGGGCGCCTACGCCGCCTGGGCGGGCGGGCGGCTGCCCACCGAGGCGGAGTGGGAGTACGCGGCCCGGGGCGGTCTGGAGCGGAAACGGTACCCGTGGGGCGACGAGCTGGATCCCGGCGGGGAGTTCCGCTGCAACATCTGGCGGGGCACCTTCCCGACGAGGAACACCGCGGCCGACGGATATCGCGCGACCGCCCCCGTCGACGCGTTCGCGCCGAACGGATTCGGGCTGTACAACGTGTCGGGAAACGTCTGGGAGTGGTGTGCCGACGCCTGGTCCTCGCACAGCGCGGAGAAGGTGATCCGGGGCGGCTCGCACCTGTGCCACGCCTCCTACTGCAACCGCTACCGCGTGGCCGCCCGCAGCGCCAACACCCCTGACAGCTCCAGCGGACACGCGGGTTTCCGCTGCGTCCAGGACGTCAACGGCGCGGCCGGCCCCGGCCGATAA
- a CDS encoding exonuclease SbcCD subunit D, with protein sequence MRVLHTSDWHLGRSFHRVNMLEAQSAFIGSLVATVRERAVDAVVVSGDVYDRAVPPLAAVELFDDALHRLADLGVPTVMISGNHDSARRLGVGAGLIGRAGIHLRTAPAAAGTPVMLADAHGDVAFYGLPYLEPALVKDEFAVEKAGHESVLAAAMDRVRADLATRAPGTRSVVLAHAFVTGGEPSDSERDITVGGVASVPAGVFDGVDYVALGHLHGCQTLTERVRYSGSPLPYSFSETDHRKTMWLVDLDADGAVTAERIDCPVPRALARISGTLEELLADPALTRHEDAWVEATLTDAVRPAEPMARLTARFPHTLSLVFAPERAPDDPDVSYARRLSGRSDQEIAEDFVAHVRGAGPDARERDVLRDAFDAVRADDVVREVAR encoded by the coding sequence TTGAGAGTGCTGCACACGTCCGACTGGCATCTCGGCCGGTCGTTCCACCGCGTGAACATGCTGGAGGCCCAGTCCGCGTTCATCGGCAGCCTCGTCGCGACCGTGCGGGAACGCGCGGTCGACGCGGTGGTCGTGTCGGGGGACGTCTACGACCGCGCGGTGCCGCCGCTCGCCGCCGTCGAGCTCTTCGACGACGCCCTGCACCGTCTCGCCGACCTCGGGGTGCCGACGGTGATGATCTCCGGCAACCACGACTCGGCCCGCCGGCTCGGCGTCGGCGCCGGGCTGATCGGGCGGGCCGGCATCCATCTGCGCACCGCCCCCGCCGCGGCCGGCACCCCCGTCATGCTCGCCGACGCCCACGGAGACGTCGCCTTCTACGGTCTGCCCTACCTCGAACCCGCCCTGGTGAAGGACGAGTTCGCCGTGGAGAAGGCCGGCCACGAGTCCGTCCTCGCCGCCGCCATGGACCGGGTCCGCGCCGACCTCGCCACCCGAGCGCCGGGCACCCGGTCCGTCGTCCTCGCCCATGCCTTCGTCACCGGCGGCGAACCGAGCGACAGCGAACGGGACATCACCGTCGGCGGGGTCGCCTCCGTCCCCGCCGGTGTCTTCGACGGCGTCGACTACGTGGCGCTGGGCCATCTGCACGGCTGCCAGACCCTCACCGAGCGCGTCCGCTACTCCGGCTCCCCGCTGCCGTACTCCTTCTCCGAGACCGACCACCGCAAGACCATGTGGCTGGTGGACCTCGACGCGGACGGCGCCGTCACCGCGGAGCGGATCGACTGCCCGGTGCCGCGCGCACTGGCCCGGATCTCCGGCACCCTGGAGGAGCTGCTCGCCGACCCCGCGCTCACCCGGCACGAGGACGCCTGGGTCGAGGCGACCCTCACCGACGCCGTCCGCCCCGCCGAACCCATGGCCCGGCTCACCGCGCGCTTCCCGCACACCCTCAGCCTCGTCTTCGCCCCCGAGCGGGCCCCGGACGACCCGGACGTGTCGTACGCCCGGCGCCTCTCCGGCCGCAGCGACCAGGAGATCGCCGAGGACTTCGTCGCCCATGTGCGCGGGGCCGGACCCGACGCCCGTGAACGGGATGTGCTGCGGGACGCCTTCGACGCGGTCCGCGCGGACGACGTGGTGCGGGAGGTGGCGCGGTGA
- a CDS encoding class I SAM-dependent methyltransferase, whose translation MDQEQIWDADTARRYDTPGTGMFAPEVLGPAVDRLAALADGGAALEFAIGTGRVAVPLAARGVPVTGIELSRPMIEQLRTKADETSIPVIVGDMATARAPGTYALVYLVFNTISNLLTQEEQVACFRNAARHLAPGGRFVIELWVPELRRLPPGTPATVWRSEPGYIGLDTYDVLRQHVVSHHFTFAEEGREARLERSPHRYVWPAELDLMAELAGFERESRHADWSGAEFTAESRSHVSVYRLPA comes from the coding sequence ATGGATCAGGAGCAGATCTGGGACGCGGACACCGCACGCCGCTACGACACCCCCGGCACCGGGATGTTCGCGCCCGAGGTGCTCGGGCCGGCCGTGGACCGGCTGGCCGCGCTCGCGGACGGCGGGGCGGCGCTGGAGTTCGCGATCGGCACCGGGCGGGTGGCCGTCCCGCTCGCCGCGCGCGGGGTGCCGGTGACCGGCATCGAGCTGTCCCGCCCGATGATCGAGCAGTTGCGGACGAAGGCGGACGAAACATCGATCCCCGTGATCGTCGGCGACATGGCGACAGCCCGGGCGCCGGGCACGTACGCGCTCGTCTATCTGGTCTTCAACACGATCTCCAACCTGCTCACGCAAGAAGAGCAGGTCGCGTGCTTCCGCAACGCCGCCCGGCATCTGGCGCCCGGCGGGCGGTTCGTGATCGAGCTGTGGGTGCCCGAACTGCGCAGGCTGCCGCCGGGGACGCCGGCGACGGTGTGGCGCTCCGAGCCCGGGTACATCGGCCTGGACACCTACGACGTGCTGCGCCAGCACGTCGTCTCGCACCACTTCACGTTCGCCGAGGAGGGCCGCGAGGCCCGGCTGGAGCGCAGCCCGCACCGCTACGTCTGGCCCGCCGAGCTCGACCTCATGGCCGAGCTGGCCGGGTTCGAGCGCGAGAGCCGGCACGCGGACTGGTCGGGGGCCGAGTTCACCGCCGAGTCCCGCTCCCATGTGTCGGTCTACCGGCTCCCCGCCTAG
- a CDS encoding 4-hydroxybenzoate 3-monooxygenase has translation MTTNSPSFQRTQVVIVGAGPAGLTVGNILRAASVDCVVLETESRAFIERRPRAGVIEEWAVDGLRRRGLADYLLARAQRHTACEFRFGGERYRFSYGDLTGRHHWVYPQPLLVTDLVREYVDVRGGDARFSVRDVTLHDLDTGHPSVSYTCEESGERRMFACDFVVGADGARGVSRAAMPAGHARIARHDYGIGWLALLAEAPPSSDCVLFGVHQNGFAGHMARSPEVTRYYLQCPPGDDPQNWPDERIWSELHARLAGGTDAQPLTEGPLVEKRVLDMHDYVVEPMTYGRLFLAGDAAHLVAPIAAKGMNLALHDAFLLGDALVAYLDGGDGDGLDGYSEACLRRVWDYQEFSQWLSEVYHGTAAEDPFRAGTTFARLRRLFTSPVAAAAFAEQYLGTAEHY, from the coding sequence GTGACCACCAACTCCCCTTCCTTCCAGCGCACTCAGGTCGTCATCGTCGGCGCGGGCCCCGCGGGGCTCACGGTCGGGAACATCCTGCGGGCCGCGTCCGTCGACTGCGTCGTCCTGGAGACGGAGAGCCGTGCGTTCATCGAGCGGCGGCCGCGGGCCGGCGTCATCGAGGAGTGGGCCGTCGACGGTCTGCGCCGACGGGGCCTGGCCGACTACCTGCTGGCGCGCGCCCAGCGCCACACCGCCTGCGAGTTCCGCTTCGGCGGCGAGCGGTACCGGTTCTCCTACGGCGATCTGACGGGTCGCCACCACTGGGTGTATCCGCAGCCGTTGCTGGTGACCGACCTGGTCCGCGAGTACGTCGACGTACGGGGCGGGGACGCCCGGTTCTCGGTGCGGGACGTCACGCTGCACGACCTGGACACCGGGCACCCTTCCGTGTCGTACACCTGCGAGGAGAGCGGTGAACGGCGGATGTTCGCCTGTGACTTCGTGGTCGGCGCCGACGGGGCGCGCGGGGTCAGCAGGGCCGCGATGCCGGCGGGGCACGCGCGGATCGCCCGCCACGACTACGGCATCGGCTGGCTGGCGCTGCTCGCCGAGGCGCCGCCGTCCTCCGACTGCGTGCTGTTCGGGGTGCACCAGAACGGGTTCGCCGGGCACATGGCCCGCAGCCCCGAGGTCACCCGCTACTACCTCCAGTGCCCGCCGGGTGACGACCCGCAGAACTGGCCCGACGAGCGGATCTGGTCCGAGCTGCACGCGCGGCTCGCGGGCGGCACCGACGCGCAGCCGCTCACCGAGGGCCCGCTGGTCGAGAAGCGGGTGCTCGACATGCACGACTACGTGGTCGAGCCGATGACGTACGGGCGGCTCTTCCTGGCCGGTGACGCGGCCCACCTGGTCGCGCCGATCGCCGCGAAGGGCATGAACCTCGCGTTGCACGACGCGTTCCTGCTGGGCGACGCGCTGGTGGCGTATCTCGACGGCGGGGACGGGGACGGTCTCGACGGCTACTCGGAGGCGTGTCTGCGGCGGGTGTGGGACTACCAGGAGTTCTCCCAGTGGCTGTCGGAGGTCTACCACGGGACGGCCGCCGAGGACCCGTTCCGGGCGGGCACGACGTTCGCCCGGTTGCGGCGGCTGTTCACCTCGCCGGTGGCCGCCGCGGCCTTCGCCGAGCAGTACCTCGGGACCGCCGAGCACTACTGA
- a CDS encoding SixA phosphatase family protein: MSAPDGPERRLVVLRHAKSDWPAGVPDHERPLAARGRRDAPAAGRALAEIGGVPDLALVSTAVRARRTWDLAAAEWDTPPPVRHDPRLYAADVPDLLDVVRETPAEVGTLLLVAHNPGLEELVLELAGDAVGDALDRVRQKFPTSAIAVLAWQGPHWRSLGPGSALLTSLLVPRGEKAG; encoded by the coding sequence ATGAGCGCACCGGACGGACCCGAGCGCAGGCTGGTGGTGCTCCGGCACGCCAAATCGGACTGGCCGGCCGGCGTCCCCGACCACGAGCGGCCCCTCGCGGCCCGCGGACGCAGGGACGCCCCGGCCGCGGGCCGCGCCCTCGCCGAGATTGGCGGAGTGCCCGACCTCGCGCTGGTCTCCACCGCCGTCCGCGCCCGCCGGACCTGGGACCTCGCCGCCGCCGAGTGGGACACCCCGCCCCCGGTCCGTCACGACCCGCGCCTGTACGCGGCCGACGTACCGGACCTGCTGGACGTCGTACGGGAGACCCCCGCCGAGGTGGGGACGCTGCTGCTCGTCGCCCACAACCCGGGCCTGGAGGAGCTGGTCCTGGAGCTGGCCGGGGACGCCGTCGGTGACGCGCTGGACCGGGTACGGCAGAAGTTCCCCACGTCGGCGATCGCGGTCCTGGCCTGGCAGGGACCGCACTGGCGCTCCCTGGGCCCGGGCAGTGCGCTGCTGACCTCGCTGCTCGTGCCCCGAGGGGAGAAGGCGGGCTGA
- a CDS encoding YbaK/EbsC family protein, whose product MRAPIGDFDTATPAPDCLDELTRPVADAVRHWGGSVPADQILYVETDPRWADTAVFVEHYGRDLLERSANCVVVAGKRGAETTLAACVVPSTTRVDVNGVVRRQLGARKASFAAMDTAVGESGMEYGGITPIGLPAAWPVLVDSAVVDLPWVLVGSGRRRGKLLVPGKAFSGLPGAVVLEGLGT is encoded by the coding sequence ATGCGCGCACCCATCGGAGACTTCGACACCGCCACCCCCGCCCCGGACTGCCTGGACGAGCTGACCCGCCCGGTCGCCGACGCCGTACGCCACTGGGGCGGCAGCGTGCCCGCCGACCAGATCCTCTACGTCGAGACCGACCCGCGGTGGGCCGACACCGCGGTCTTCGTCGAGCACTACGGCCGGGACCTGCTGGAGCGGTCCGCGAACTGTGTCGTGGTCGCCGGCAAGCGCGGAGCGGAGACCACCCTCGCCGCGTGTGTCGTGCCGTCCACCACCCGCGTCGACGTCAACGGGGTCGTCCGCCGCCAACTGGGCGCCCGTAAGGCGTCGTTCGCCGCGATGGACACGGCGGTGGGGGAGAGCGGGATGGAGTACGGCGGGATCACCCCGATCGGGCTCCCCGCCGCCTGGCCGGTCCTGGTGGACTCCGCCGTCGTCGACCTGCCGTGGGTCCTGGTGGGCAGCGGCCGCCGCCGCGGCAAGCTCCTCGTCCCGGGCAAGGCCTTCAGCGGACTGCCGGGCGCGGTGGTACTGGAGGGGCTGGGAACCTGA
- a CDS encoding ArsR/SmtB family transcription factor: MSARMHLSPAYHAHPRTPGEEQLALAAELLALLGDRTRLALLHALTSGEADVTTLTEVCGAARPAVSQHLARLRLSGLVHTRKEGRRVIYSLSDGHLRRLVDEALNVADHRLGDKPVHD; the protein is encoded by the coding sequence ATGAGCGCACGCATGCACCTATCACCTGCATACCATGCGCATCCGCGCACCCCCGGCGAGGAACAGCTCGCGCTCGCCGCCGAACTGCTCGCCCTGCTCGGCGACCGCACCCGGCTCGCCCTGCTGCACGCCCTGACCTCGGGCGAGGCCGACGTGACCACGCTGACGGAGGTGTGCGGGGCGGCCCGGCCGGCGGTCAGCCAGCATCTGGCCCGGCTACGGCTGTCCGGTCTCGTGCACACCCGTAAGGAGGGCCGCCGGGTGATCTACTCGCTCTCCGACGGCCATCTGCGCCGCCTGGTCGACGAGGCGCTGAACGTGGCCGACCACCGCCTCGGCGACAAGCCGGTGCACGACTGA
- a CDS encoding helix-turn-helix domain-containing protein, whose product MADLDLLTQSLARNVKHWRAVRGFTLDVLAARAGVSRGMLIQIEQARTNPSIGTVVKIGDALGISVTTLLDYAREPKVRVVPADQVVRLWHTEAGSYSRLLAGAEAPGPLEMWDWRLMPGEGSASDPHPVGTVEIIHVTSGELTLTVEGEEYRVPAGASVTFEADAPHSYANRGETPAELVLAVSVPPVR is encoded by the coding sequence GTGGCGGACCTCGACCTGCTGACTCAGTCCCTGGCGCGCAACGTCAAGCACTGGCGGGCGGTGCGCGGCTTCACCCTGGACGTGCTCGCCGCCCGCGCGGGCGTCAGCCGGGGCATGCTGATCCAGATCGAGCAGGCCCGCACCAATCCGAGCATCGGGACGGTCGTCAAGATCGGTGACGCGCTCGGCATCAGCGTCACCACCCTTCTCGACTACGCGCGGGAACCGAAGGTGCGGGTCGTCCCTGCCGACCAGGTGGTGCGGCTGTGGCACACCGAGGCGGGCAGCTACAGCCGGCTGCTCGCGGGCGCCGAGGCCCCCGGGCCGCTGGAGATGTGGGACTGGCGGCTGATGCCGGGGGAGGGCAGCGCCTCGGATCCGCACCCCGTGGGCACGGTCGAGATCATCCATGTGACGTCGGGCGAGCTGACCCTCACCGTCGAGGGTGAGGAGTACCGGGTCCCGGCCGGGGCGAGCGTCACCTTCGAGGCCGACGCCCCGCACTCGTACGCCAATCGGGGCGAGACCCCGGCGGAGCTGGTGCTGGCCGTCTCGGTCCCGCCCGTGCGCTGA